Proteins encoded in a region of the Magallana gigas chromosome 8, xbMagGiga1.1, whole genome shotgun sequence genome:
- the LOC105319064 gene encoding uncharacterized protein isoform X2, whose translation MASFGSPVPTSRYEEWRDPCVGTPRQAPMAELPDFLRNDTPPPQSLPQTLGELVNQMKEARDKVQELKQNYTTSGRISQGGCNNLDAPYIKLDGFPSAPAFRGAMRMISEMNLTDILLTDYQKLSVVMVFIEQARWDEEAFESSYFLPALNAIYRNIKSLLCVLSNALRTRNAEVSEEHYARREFAMNQRYRTMSRSDNHDRDYIIMRDSYKFFSNLILKYTALKDFLSTSDQAV comes from the exons ATGGCAAGCTTTGGTAGCCCGGTCCCGACTTCTCGGTACGAGGAATGGAGAGACCCCTGTGTGGGGACCCCCAGACAAGCCCCCATGGCTGAACTCCCTGACTTCCTGCGAAACGACACCCCACCCCCTCAGTCACTCCCTCAGACCCTGGGAGAACTGGTCAACCAGATGAAAGAGGCCCGGGATAAAGTTCAGGAGCTCAAACAAAACTAC ACAACCTCGGGCCGAATTTCTCAGGGTGGCTGTAACAACCTGGACGCACCCTACATAAAACTAGACGGGTTCCCATCCGCCCCCGCCTTCCGAGGAGCCATGCGCATGATCTCAGAAATGAAC TTGACGGACATTTTACTGACAGACTACCAAAAGCTGTCGGTGGTAATGGTCTTTATAGAACAAGCCCGCTGGGACGAGGAGGCCTTCGAGAGCAGCTATTTCTTACCGGCGCTCAACGCCATCTACCGGAACATCAAGTCTCTGCTCTGTGTGCTCTCAAACGCTCTGAGGACCCGAAACGCCGAGGTCAGCGAGGAGCACTACGCCAGGAGAGAGTTCGCCATGAACCAGCGGTACCGGACCATGTCACGGTCCGATAACCACGATCGGGACTACATCATCATGAGGGACAGCTACAAGTTCTTCAGCAACCTGATCCTCAAGTACACAGCCCTCAAGGATTTCTTGTCCACCTCTGACCAGGCTGTGTAG
- the LOC105319064 gene encoding uncharacterized protein isoform X1: protein MGKLTILVLILIPMASFGSPVPTSRYEEWRDPCVGTPRQAPMAELPDFLRNDTPPPQSLPQTLGELVNQMKEARDKVQELKQNYTTSGRISQGGCNNLDAPYIKLDGFPSAPAFRGAMRMISEMNLTDILLTDYQKLSVVMVFIEQARWDEEAFESSYFLPALNAIYRNIKSLLCVLSNALRTRNAEVSEEHYARREFAMNQRYRTMSRSDNHDRDYIIMRDSYKFFSNLILKYTALKDFLSTSDQAV from the exons ATGG GTAAACTAACGATCCTAGTTCTGATACTGATTCCCATGGCAAGCTTTGGTAGCCCGGTCCCGACTTCTCGGTACGAGGAATGGAGAGACCCCTGTGTGGGGACCCCCAGACAAGCCCCCATGGCTGAACTCCCTGACTTCCTGCGAAACGACACCCCACCCCCTCAGTCACTCCCTCAGACCCTGGGAGAACTGGTCAACCAGATGAAAGAGGCCCGGGATAAAGTTCAGGAGCTCAAACAAAACTAC ACAACCTCGGGCCGAATTTCTCAGGGTGGCTGTAACAACCTGGACGCACCCTACATAAAACTAGACGGGTTCCCATCCGCCCCCGCCTTCCGAGGAGCCATGCGCATGATCTCAGAAATGAAC TTGACGGACATTTTACTGACAGACTACCAAAAGCTGTCGGTGGTAATGGTCTTTATAGAACAAGCCCGCTGGGACGAGGAGGCCTTCGAGAGCAGCTATTTCTTACCGGCGCTCAACGCCATCTACCGGAACATCAAGTCTCTGCTCTGTGTGCTCTCAAACGCTCTGAGGACCCGAAACGCCGAGGTCAGCGAGGAGCACTACGCCAGGAGAGAGTTCGCCATGAACCAGCGGTACCGGACCATGTCACGGTCCGATAACCACGATCGGGACTACATCATCATGAGGGACAGCTACAAGTTCTTCAGCAACCTGATCCTCAAGTACACAGCCCTCAAGGATTTCTTGTCCACCTCTGACCAGGCTGTGTAG